In Crassostrea angulata isolate pt1a10 chromosome 6, ASM2561291v2, whole genome shotgun sequence, a genomic segment contains:
- the LOC128188863 gene encoding sodium- and chloride-dependent taurine transporter-like, protein MDEKKRLKTSVEIEQLKTGSLWERARWSSQLDFLLACIGFAIGLGNVWRFPYLCYKNGGGAFLIPYFIMVFCGALPILLLEIGLGQYMCRGGLKSWIICPLFQGIGISTLLISFLCSTYYIVILAWGLYYMYASVAKEIPWGSCLNAWNTDRCASSNEELQRRLCTSGSTYNSSISNGQTWENKSLINGTLYSNLINTTDTNCSLSNVTAVDPAVEFWQNHVIQISDSIENGGGVVPHLAVCLLVMWIVVYFCIWRGVKWSGKVVYFTATFPYVILITLLVRGVTLPGAGNGIKYFLSPDFSRLQDAQVWIDGGTQVFFSTALALGAMTSLGSYNTFNTDFYKHTLIVAGINCGTSFLSGFAVFSVLGFMAQEQNVDIHQVAESGPGLVFIVYPKAVTMMPLPQLWGFLFFMMLILIGIDSEFVMVESVVAHISDLFPRQLYKTKGRMILTVVLCCLWFVMGLSMVSRGGMYVFQLYDYYSASGVVVLWVCFWESIVIGWVFGSEKFNDAIELMIGYRINKWFHICWKYITPLVCTGIFAFHLIGFKPLKYNNEYEYPPWAQGFGLMLALVSMCCIPFYVVGKLLSLKGPIKERLKKAIVPKLTQDQICEKWMNKDGALLLQKI, encoded by the exons ATGGATGAGAAAAAGAGATTGAAGACCTCAGTGGAAATCGAACAGTTAAAGACGGGAAGCCTGTGGGAGCGCGCCCGATGGTCTAGTCAGCTTGATTTTCTTCTAGCCTGTATCGGCTTTGCCATTGGCCTGGGCAATGTCTGGAGATTTCCATATCTATGCTACAAAAACGGAGGAG gAGCGTTTTTGATTCCATACTTTATCATGGTGTTCTGTGGAGCACTGCCCATTCTGTTACTAGAGATTGGTCTGGGTCAGTACATGTGCAGGGGAGGACTGAAGTCCTGGATTATCTGCCCTTTGTTTCAAG GTATCGGCATCTCCACTCTTCTGATATCTTTCCTGTGCAGTACATACTATATAGTGATTCTTGCCTGGGGTCTATACTACATGTACGCCAGTGTGGCGAAGGAGATACCGTGGGGTTCCTGTCTCAATGCCTGGAACACAGACAG ATGTGCATCTTCCAATGAAGAATTACAGAGACGCCTCTGTACATCCGGAAGTACATACAATTCTTCAATCAGCAATGGACAAACATGGGAAAATAAGAGCTTGATTAATGGAACTCTGTACAGCAACCTGATTAACACAACCGACACAAACTGTTCCTTGAGTAACGTAACTGCTGTAGACCCGGCCGTCGAGTTTTGGCA aaaccaTGTTATCCAAATCTCGGATTCCATAGAAAATGGTGGTGGTGTTGTGCCTCACCTGGCTGTCTGTCTGTTGGTGATGTGGATAGTTGTCTATTTCTGTATCTGGAGGGGTGTCAAATGGAGTGGAAAG GTGGTGTACTTTACGGCTACCTTTCCTTACGTTATCCTTATCACATTACTGGTACGTGGTGTGACTTTACCAGGAGCCGGAAACGGAATTAAGTACTTCCTGTCTCCCGACTTTAGCCGTTTACAGGACGCTCAG GTGTGGATCGACGGAGGGACACAGGTGTTCTTTTCGACAGCTCTCGCCTTGGGAGCCATGACCAGCCTTGGAAGCTACAACACTTTTAATACAGATTTCTACAA GCATACGTTGATTGTTGCCGGAATTAATTGTGGTACCAGTTTCCTCAGTGGTTTTGCAGTGTTTTCTGTTCTTGGGTTTATGGCTCAAGAACAGAATGTAGATATACACCAAGTCGCCGAATCAG GTCCCGGATTGGTTTTCATCGTGTACCCCAAGGCAGTCACCATGATGCCTCTTCCACAATTGTGGGGTTTTCTGTTTTTTATGATGCTAATTCTTATTGGAATTGACAGTGAG tttgtgATGGTAGAATCTGTGGTAGCACATATAAGCGACTTGTTTCCTCGACAACTGTATAAGACTAAAGGAAGAATGATTCTGACGGTGGTTTTGTGTTGTTTATGGTTTGTTATGGGTCTTTCAATGGTGTCCAGG GGAGGAATGTACGTCTTCCAGCTATATGACTACTATTCAGCCAGCGGTGTAGTCGTACTCTGGGTATGCTTCTGGGAAAGCATCGTAATTGGATGGGTATTTG GGTCAGAAAAGTTTAACGATGCCATAGAACTCATGATAGGATACAGAATCAACAAATGGTTCCACATATGTTGGAAATACATCACACCTCTTGTATGCACA GGCATTTTTGCGTTTCACCTGATTGGATTTAAACCCTTGAAATACAATAATGAGTACGAGTACCCTCCGTGGGCTCAAGGATTCGGACTGATGCTGGCCCTGGTGTCCATGTGCTGTATACCTTTCTACGTGGTGGGCAAACTTTTATCACTCAAAGGTCCAATCAAAGAG CGACTCAAAAAAGCGATTGTACCAAAGCTAACACAAGATCAGATTTGTGAGAAGTGGATGAACAAAGATGGTGCCTTATTACTACAGaagatttaa